In Cryptomeria japonica chromosome 1, Sugi_1.0, whole genome shotgun sequence, the sequence TCTAGCCATTGCACCAACTTATGCTCGCTAATGTCCGCTGTTTTTCCCCTCGTATTAGCAATACAACCCAAAGGAACAACGGGACCGACAGACCAAAGGGGTTTACCGTTTAGTATGTTTTTCAAGTGCTGAAGATAACGAGCCTCGAGGTCATCGAACATGTTGACGAGCATTCCCCAGCATTTACTAACTGACTTCATCTTCCCCATTAAAAACCTTATACCCAGGTCGGCTGGATCTGGTTGAAGAAATCTCTCAGGCATCTGTTCCTTGGAGAATTTCACGGCAGATGATAAAATACCATCGATTATAACACTATCGCCCTCCTTTCGCAGCGTGTTTCCGGTTATGCAGCCGCAGATGGCGTGAAATACAGAGGTGCCAAAAGCCCCACATGGGGCAAAAATGACCCTAATAGTTCCGAATCTCTCTGCAGATTGAACAGTCCAGTCGATGAACATGTCGCTGACTATGCACACGGGTCCACGACTTCCCTGCTCTTCGACCCACCGTTCGAAGGGCTCGCGAAGGCTCTCGACGAATGAATGAACGACAAGCGAAGATTTCCGTGGCAGAAGATCCATACTCTCGCGTCCCTCAGGCAGACCTTCAATAGATTTGGGAGGACTTAGACCGACAAGCTGAATATCCAGATCAGCAGCTTGGCGGGATTCGTCCATGAGACCTCGTAGACGCTGCGCTATGGTGCGAGTGGTGACATAACTGACGGCGAGAGAGTGTGAAGCGAGCAATCTGGCTAAGTCTAGAGATGGGATGCAATGCCCCATTGCAGGATAGGTCACCATTACGACGTGGGGTTTTTGCAAGGTATTCATGGCTGTGGTGAGCTTCCCTGTGTTGAGTATTCTGCACAAGAGTGTTTGTTATGCCCAAGATGCACAATCCCACCCTTACCAGTCGTAGTCTATTACGAAGTTTAGATAACCCAAGGTAATACACTCATATTTGGTCAAGGAGACGTGCTAGGAGAAAACAGAGGAAAATTCCAATTCAATGTGATAAAGAATTGGAAAGGTTGTGAATCCAGAGGAGAGGTATGGTAGAGCACGCTAACTGAGGAAAAATCCAATTCAATAtgacaaagaattgaaaaggttgtgTAATGACAGAGACGACGGAACATGcgtttcttcatcaaaattttgaaattggttgtTTCCGAGGACAACCGTTCTGAAAAAGGGTTGGTGATATACATAAAAAAATGCATCGAAGGTAAGTAAAGTGCTTTTAGGGTCAACAATGTTTCGTATTATGTGGCCCAGCATGTTTTAAAAAATGGTAGCAAAATTATAACTAGCACTTTTTTAGCATCTGTGGTCGGTTTATGGAATTTGTCGATAAGAAATTAAAGGTAAAATTTAAATGCAGTTTAATATTACATAAGATAAAGTATTCttataaatataaaaacaacaTATACGTATATTAAATACATTATTATGTTAGAATTTCAATAATACAAGATAAGTGGTATTTTTGAGGTGAAAATTGAACATAATCATGGAATCTTGTGAACAAGTCTACACTTATAACGAACAAACCAGAATGAATTTCCAAACAAATTCTACTATTATGATTCAATTCAATGTTACGATTCAAAAACAAATATATCAAACACATACACCCATATACATAGCAGAAAAGGTAGTTTAGAAAGAAGACCCACAAACACGCATAAGACATAAAAAGATGTACATATCCAGTTAGAGGTTTTCGAAGATATTGATTTATGCATAGCTAGGGTAGATGCATTCTTGTTTCTAGTTTTGATATGTTGTTTTCCCTTCATAAGGGAATATGGACCGAATTGTATGGCTTCTTCAATCCATGGAAACCTGTATAATCAagcgcaaaacaaaacaaaaagtgaAATATTGGTGGATTGTGTCATTGGGGGAAGAGGAAGCACTAAATGATCAAACCCCAAAAATACTGGAATTAAATTCATGTGCATATTTGCAGACTTAGATTTCAAATCTAATCTTTGTAATGATTTGAGTTGAAGTACGGAATTGGGTGACTCAAAGGACATAAGAGAATGCCcacaaatccaatattttattttttgtcatgtcaataagcattttacaattataataAAAGAGGAGAGTAATGGTGTTAAAAAGTATtaactaaatataaatataaatatatgaaatctaaaagaaatatttttttatttttgatcaattattaaATATTTGGTTGTAAACACAAATTAAACaaagataaaaatattttataaaaatttaataattatactataaataaataaataaagagataATATAAAATGGTGAAAAAAGttggaaaaatatttattttattattacaaTACAATTAAATAtctattcaataattttttttagaatatgttttaaataaaaattaaaataaataattattcacCTTGAATGGAAATAAaacagaaaaaatcaaaaaattatttcaaaatatatatttttaaaaagttacaaTAAAAAATCTAACATATTTTTCACTTAATTATAACAATTATAGAAATCAAATCCAAAAAACTATAATTTAACATAAACATGTcttaaatttaaaatacttttgTCCTAATTTTTCATTTGAAAGAACGACAGTAATTCAAAAAAAGGAGGATTGTAACAAATATCTACTCAATGCTGAGATCCTGTCTTCACAAGATGAAAAATTTGCAAAGCTAATAAAATTATTCACAATTAAtgagatgagaagaaaaagaactcATCTAAGTTTATGTgagaaaaaatgttaaaaaaaaattacaaagctTGTGTAAAGAatttatagagctaaaagattCTTCACAACTAAatctataaaaaaatatcaataCTTTGCCATGAAAAAAGCAATCGACATTTAGTATTCTATACAATATAACTTATAGATATGACATACATACAAATTTCTGTGGAGGATAGTGACTGCCTAGTGCCATAAGTTGAGATGTGAGGAAAAAATTCATTTTTTCGGGTGTGGAGTCCCATCTAAAATGCAAAGACTTGCTGAACCTAGAAAGTGTGAGTTGTACATGTTGGCATTTTGAATAAATCTTGTTGAGCCAAACTTTAGATGATATTTTTGTGCAACAAGGTGGTGGATTTAATGTGTTTTGTGTAACACATGATGATGAATAACATGAATTAATGTAGATGAAAATGTTTCACTTCCTAAAATTCAGAACTTGAGAAgaatgaaagtttactttgtgtagATGAAAACGACGAATGTTTTGCATTTAAATTAAACAGATatctttattatttttcattaatttgAAGATAGTTTGACAACTACCACACTTTACTTGAAAATAGTTTAGCAATGTGAGACAATGGTATAGGGGGTGAGATATGTTTTTTCATAAAATGTGGAAAGGTTTTTTTCACAAAGATCTATAATTGATTGTAATTTATATAGAATGTTTTATAATATAGAAAAGTGATATACAATTTAAATTTGTAAGTAGTTTATAAAAAAAATGATACATCAGAAGTGTGAACAAATCTTGATTAATAATTTATAAGCCTTGATACAAGATTAGGTGGTGATTCTTTAAACAACAAGTCTTGAGATGAGTCATCTTAGCAGTCTAGGATGTCATGCTCATTGACATTTTGAATATTGAACATCATCTAGTTGGTTTCTATGAGAACGAGTTATCTAGAAGTAGAGAAAAGAAGGAAGTGAAATTCATATATAGACGTGTGTGCTATGAATTCGTGTAATTGATAAATATTTGGAtacatgttaaaaatatttgttttattacCAAGTCATTTAAATTATGTTGACCATTCATAGACAATTTTATGATGCATCACTCCTTTGTAATTCATTTTATTTAGAAGGAAAACACACATGTCTCATTTTACTAGAAAGCTATAGTGTGTGAATAATGTAAAGTTATTTTATTCATGAAATGCAAATCAACTAAATAAAATATAAGGTGAATGAGGAGCAAAATTCTCTTTTTGTTTGTATTAGACTACGATTATCAAGTGTCCACCTACACAACAAAAAAGTTTGGAGTTAGTTAAGAAAGATATTTTGTAGGATATATATCAAAAAAGTAGAATGAGAAATTAAATTTAAAGTTAATGTGGAAGAGATTGGATTGACATTTGCAAACCTCATTTTTCATAGTAAGAGTAGCTATAATCaagcttcctctttttctttttctttttgataatTGTTTATGTATTGTTTTGCATCCTAGTTTACTGCTCAAAATAAAATGTCGGTTTAATATGAAGGAGATTTGTTGCTTTCACTCTTGATATAATTATAAAATTTTGTCCAATTCTTTCAATTTCATCAATATCAATTGTTGTCTTTTATAGTGTTAGGCCTTAGATTGATGTCTAATAACTGCCCATGCCATGAATATTGGTATTTTCCCATGATTACCTAGTGATGTAGGTATTATATGTATAGTGTATGGGTCATTGTGGTTCCATGGTGTTTCTATGTAGTTATCAATCCATATAACGCCATACATCGAAACATATGGTGGTCTAGAGCCAAGATTGTaaacaatatcaacaacctaccCAAGAGATCCATTTACAAGTCCTACTTAATTCCATAAGTATTTTTTAGCATGATTCCTTAGCCCTTGCATAGTAGTTCTTTTTCAATCTAGCCATCATAGTAttgatgttttttgtttttttgtttttttttggtgaTTGTTGCAATTCTTATTGTAATTGAAAGATTTAATAGCTTTAACATTGTTTAATTGTGTGGTTTCAATAGATCATTTATAGAAAAATGGTGCATTGATTTGTCAAATTCATCTTTTTCAATTGGTGTAAGTAGTTTGTTTGTGTCACCCATTGACATTTCCAaatcttgttgtgttggtgttgcATTACAAATATTTTGTAATGTTTCACAATTACTTATTTTAGCTGGAGTGTCGCCTTCCTGACAAAACATTGTTTGTAATGTAACAATTGTAGTAAATTGTTCCCATAATATTTTGGCATTTGAATATGATACATAGATAGTTATCATTGGTGTGGAAATGTCTCATGTAGTTTTCTATTTATCTTTAGTCGTATCTTTGGCCCTATGAAGCATATCTCATCAATGCAGatttattttatatgttttatgCCTTATTGAAAGTTGTTAGTAATTTTCCTTGCAAGGGTTGAATTTCTCTAATTGGAATTTTGAGTATTGAATATATAGTTGAGGCATGTATGTCCAATACAACAATTATTGTACGATGTTACATCCCTCTTTTATCACTTTGGAATCACACTTATTATGCTTTTGTGATTAGTTAATTTGAATGGTTTTATATTTGAATTCTCATGTGGATCAAAACTCTTATTAATTaggaattaaattaaaaatttattacggAAACTAATATTTCATCTTTTCAGTTATTATGATGAAGATCTAACTAACTAGTTTTTCATGCCACCAAGTGGATGCAAGAAACACAATACCCTTAGGAGGGAGGGGGAGTATCATCAAGCAGAGGGTCACATATATTAGAAAAGAACATTGTCAATGTGTCTAGGGTCTGGTTAATTGAATGTACACTTTGAGCATCTCAAACTTGGTAGAGTAAGGTCCATATCACCCTCCTAATATTGACCTAGAGTTAGTTTATCATCCTTATAGTGTTAGGTAGTCCGGTATCCTTGGTTTGAGTTTATTCTCTTGATGTGGTAGTTATATTGTTAATGTATCtctcttatttgattgtggtatatgattgtgtgtgtgtgtgtgtatctatgtgtgtgAATGTATATTTATTCACTCTAAAAGGATTAATATATCTATACACATATatattttcacacacacacacacacacacacacacacacacacacacacacacacacacacacatatatatatacatatatatagttaAATTTTCCTTGTGGTGTTTGAAAGCATTTATATGGATTCATGCATTTAGGGGTATATTCATACTCACACATGTACATTGATAACATACATGTATGGATATGAATATATCCATTATTTCGTTGTATGTATGTATTATGCTAAGTATCGCATTATTATCATGCACCTTGTTTGAAGACCACCGATCTTGATCAAGGTGGCCATCATCTTGATAGTGGAGGTCTTCTTGTAATTGTGGGACATTATGTTATAGACATTGATGCTAGATCACTGAGCTAACACTTCTATGGAAAGCATAAATATTATTTATGTGTcattttgaattggttttgggGGCTATCAACTAGATTATTTGTTATATTGTATTGTTGCTCTGCAAAAGTATTTTTGGTTTTCTATATCATGGTTGTTGGGATATAGAAGGTATATGGATAGCATTATTGTGTCTGTGTCATGCATAAAGTATTTCTTGGGAAGCTTTCTACTTGAGTATTGTTCAAGTCGATTGTCCCAAGCTCGTCAAAATCTTGAAACACTCTCTTCTCTATCATATCACAAGCAAGGAAATGAGGGGACTCAAAACCCCTCACAATAGGTTTtggagggacctgaaaccctcataTTTTACTAGTATATGGAACCCACAATACAACACTGCTAAGAGGAATAATCATAAAAAACCAGTAGCCCAATCTCAGCCAAGATAGAAAAGACTAGCATCTTTCACATGCACAAAGGTTTTAATAAGGTTGTCTTAACCTTCAACAGATACCATGAGTGTTTCCAAGCACCCATAACCTTCAAAGAGACTagattgcaacaaatattcatacAATCACAATTTGGACataaagggttttgaaaggctcccctaaccttcaaccTCGGTTTTAAACTAGCACCCAAAACCAGCACTAGATACCAAGGATGTATCCAAACACCCATGACTTTCATAAACACCAGAATGCAACATAAAATCATATAATCCCAATCTGGAcacaaagggttttgaaaggctcccctaaccttcaaattgggttttgaaatggctcccaaaaccagcaACAAAGGGTTTAAATACCAAAACCTGATCCTAAACAAAAAACAATAACTGGCAAGACTGAGCtcttgaaaactactagcatccaGCATGcctatgggttttacaaggctcccaaaaCCTGAAAAATGGTTTtccaaggctcccataacctgaaaCAAAAAAACCCGAACACGATCCAACTAAACCCAAAAAGAACTAGGAGGGTTTTTTAGGCTCCCTCAACCCACAAAATAGACTGGGAAGAAGGGACAAAGAAGACCCAGaccttttggtgcaggagcacctagttttattgatgcattttaaaaattttggagtgattgatcatgtttggggtcaatgagtgaataaaggactattgaaaaGTCCAAATGTGTGTTGTAAGGTTATTTGTAGTTTTTTTGTCTCTTGTTTTAGTTTGTTCACTCAGTTTTAGAaaatgtgcctttgtaagccaaaaatggcatcattTTGCAAAATAGGATAAAAatccttgtaaggcctcataaggattttggGAATGTTGGTTTTATGTTAGGGAAAAATCCTAACAGGTTTATAATGAGTAAAAGTCTATAAGTTTCAAAAATGTAtggtggagcaaaagttgtcattgttgctcgacaactTTTCACACCTTTTGGAGCAATTTATGAGAAAATGATCAAATCGGTGGTTAGAGAACCGATGGGTGGTTGGTTAGGATTAGTAGGTGTATATAATGattttcaaatgattttaaagGGGTTGGAAGATCCAAAGAGAAAATTGTGAATGATATTTGAAGGCAATTTCCAGATTTTTGCataaaacttgtaatttgcttataGCAGTCCATACCAGATGGATTGattttggtactattctttcatggtGGTTTATAATTCATTGTTTTGGTTCTTAGGAAGTGGTTATACTCTTTCATTGTGCAATTTTAGTGCTTTGTTTGAAATTCTTCTTGAACTGCACTGCTCTCAGTCTGAGCAAAGGGATTAAGACCCTAGTAATGGCTCctacttgaaatcccattgtgttttctcaatggcctttgggattcaagtcatggagcTTGTGTacaatgtaaatattcattttggtGTCCTGTAAGTTGCATTGAACCAAATTGCTATCATATCCTAGGCAAGCTTTGCCATAGCCCTGCTAGGGATTATGACTGAACTATTTTTATCATTGCTTGAAGGGTTGGTCAATTTTGATTGAGACAAGTGTTTGGCATGGGATATGGGTGTTTAGAAGAGCCTCAGTATGAATATGGAGGTGTGACAGGGTGTGGAGATCAGAAAACCCTATTTGAAAAAGCTCTAAATCCTTAAACCCTTcaaaagagccattttggggttCGTACCTGTATGGACGTATCAGAGAATATAACCTCCTAAATCTCAAAGaatttccaaaagggtatttggatCACTAAATCTCTTAGGAGATCCTTTAGAATCTTTTGAGTAATTGGGCAAAAAccgtgaaggtagggctaaaaggggctcataaggctactaggcctagaaaataggaattaTGAAAGTGATGAAGAAATGAAGGGACACAAGTCACAAAACCTCATGTTAGGAGTTTTTACACCATCACATCATCTTCCTAGTCCCCTGCAAATGAAGGTTAAACATTTTGGCATCTTTTTGGTTGAACTTACTCTAGTGAGTTTAACCCTTGATCTTGAGTAATTTGAGCAAACTAGTGGTGGAGAGTTTCTGAAAAGAGTTTAGTTGTTGGAGTTGATTCAAGAGAAGAGCATGGTGAAAGAAAAAATGGAAGACCACTAAGACACTACTAACAAACCTACAAACCATTTTTTAACTCTTCTGTGAGAtcctccctatcaaagtggtatcaaaaCAAGTTAAGATTTGGTAAGGAACTAGTTGATGTCTGAGACTGAGTCAATAGGTGAAAATAGCCTCagaatggtgactaatgcagagttagccaaaagagtagaagaccaagaggaagtGTATAGACTCCTTAAGGAAAAGTTACAACGGttggagaacaaactaggtgaagtagaagacaaaacGGAGAAGGTGACTATTAAAATCAATGAAGACAAGGGaaaagaagtggtagaagaggatggAACACCTGAACCAGATCCTATTTTTCCTAAATAACATTTCCTTAAAGCCATCAAAACCTTAGGAGGTAAGTCCCTAGAAAGAGTgtcacttttttgtggaaaaatggaaccaaaagtggttatggagtggattgaagggttagagaatcactttgaatgtgatggaattagtgaagcacaaaaggtaaaggtagccaaatctagattgagaggagcagccttgacttggtggaagttcatccaagaggaaagacaaaaggagggtaagaacccaattgccacttggaaaggaatgctagacaaggtgagagaagcctatattCATGAAGATTATGAGATTCAATAatataagaggagacaaaatttgagacaaagagaactagatgtgagcaactacactaaagaatttcagaagttgtgtttgagatccaaggtggtggaagatgaaagcatcaaggttgccAGGTATTTGAATGGTTTGCGttggaatatccaagaagagttaagtttgttgtgtcctagtactgttcaaaagtgttatcaattagcactgaaggtggaagagaagagtaaaaaaaaacaagagcaaagcaatagaggcagaggtaggggaagagatggcagaggtcatagaggtagctatggtggaagaggtgtagaccaaagatcccaaggggaatccaagttggtagagaaaagtggggattccaatagcaagagaagttatagaggaaggtctagtggatcaagaaGAGGGTCCTATCTCTCCATAATgatgctacaattgccatcaacttggacacctagcctatagatgtcctgagaagtctgcttcatcccaaggaggtgaaaggagagtaagttatattcaagaagatgcaaAAAATGTGAAGACATTAGAATTAAGCCTAGATTCCAaagttggagagaatctcatgataagaagagttttgatcaaagaactagttaaggaggaacctagtcaaagaagatccttgtttaggataaactgcaagatcatgggtaaagtgtgtagagtggtggtggattcaggatcaactgataacatagtgtcagaagaagcagtaagcaaacTCAAACtgcaaagaatcccacatagtgatccttatagggttacttggctcaacaaggggcaacatgttttggtgaatgagcatacttgggtggagttcaccataggaggctacaaagacaacattttgtgtgatatctttccaatggatgcatgccacctactcctaggtaggccttggcaatctggtaggaaagcaatacaccatggagaaaatAATTCATAtacctttcaaaaagatggagttacctaTAAAATTCAATCCATAGGAGATCAAGAAGAGAGCATATCTAAAGGTTCCaatgtgctactagttggtgagaaggagttcataaacactctcaaagaaggagaaggagtggggtttgcacttgttgtgaaaccaaaaaaggaaaagaaggataagaaggtTTGTATTCTTGCTGAAGTGCAGCAAATACTCAATTAGTTCAaggagatcataagtgatggaacacctgctaatttgcctcctcaatgtgccataagtcatcaaattgacttcatacccgaagcctcattgcctaataaagcagcctacaaaatgacaccggaGCATAATAAAGAAGTGGCTAAACAAATCCAAGAACTATTTGACAATGGTGTGATAagaaagagcatcagcccatgtgcagttcccaccattttggcaccaaaaaaggaaggtacttggagactttgtactgattcaagagccatCAACCGGATTACAattaggtataggtttcccattccaagaattgaagatttgatggattgtttagggggtgctaaatattttaccaagatagacctcaa encodes:
- the LOC131056906 gene encoding probable UDP-glucosyl transferase 73B6, producing the protein MNTLQKPHVVMVTYPAMGHCIPSLDLARLLASHSLAVSYVTTRTIAQRLRGLMDESRQAADLDIQLVGLSPPKSIEGLPEGRESMDLLPRKSSLVVHSFVESLREPFERWVEEQGSRGPVCIVSDMFIDWTVQSAERFGTIRVIFAPCGAFGTSVFHAICGCITGNTLRKEGDSVIIDGILSSAVKFSKEQMPERFLQPDPADLGIRFLMGKMKSVSKCWGMLVNMFDDLEARYLQHLKNILNGKPLWSVGPVVPLGCIANTRGKTADISEHKLVQWLDSKSPCSVIYVSFGSQAFLSQDQTQALARGLAASHQPFVWSIKVSPETVSAESNKEELCASYLPEGFMERGNGLVIWGWAPQLVILSHPSVGSFMSHCGWNSTLESILMGVPMVTWPMFGEQHFNSKLVTEELGIGVQFCQHMDGIPCEDKVEKSVRLVLSSEEGTDMRKRAVKYQKLAKQSVGGGSSTLNLEYFANEMHKLMNCKAEDSRIYDGYDVSV